The sequence GTTGACTGTCCAGGACATGCTGACTATGTAAAAAACATGATTACAGGAGCAGCTCAAATGGACGGAGCAATCCTAGTTGTATCAGCAGCTGATGGACCAATGCCTCAAACAAGAGAACACATACTATTATCAAGACAAGTTGGAGTACCATACATCGTAGTATACTTAAATAAAGCAGATATGGTTGACGACGAAGAATTATTAGAATTAGTAGAAATGGAAGTAAGAGAATTATTAACTGAATATGGATTCCCAGGAGATGAAGTACCAGTAGTCGTTGGATCATCATTAGGAGCATTAAACGGAGAACAAAAATGGGTAGATCAAATAATGGCATTAATGGATGCAGTAGATAGCTACATTCCAGCGCCAGAAAGAACAATAGACAAACCATTCTTAATGCCAATCGAAGACGTATTCACAATAACAGGAAGAGGAACTGTTGTAACAGGAAGAGTAGA comes from Fusobacterium perfoetens and encodes:
- a CDS encoding elongation factor Tu; amino-acid sequence: MAKEKFDRSKPHVNIGTIGHVDHGKTTTTAAISKVLSDRGLAERVDFDKIDVAPEERERGITINTAHIEYTTEKRHYAHVDCPGHADYVKNMITGAAQMDGAILVVSAADGPMPQTREHILLSRQVGVPYIVVYLNKADMVDDEELLELVEMEVRELLTEYGFPGDEVPVVVGSSLGALNGEQKWVDQIMALMDAVDSYIPAPERTIDKPFLMPIEDVFTITGRGTVVTGRV